A single window of Sphaerodactylus townsendi isolate TG3544 linkage group LG05, MPM_Stown_v2.3, whole genome shotgun sequence DNA harbors:
- the TOP1 gene encoding DNA topoisomerase 1 — MSGDQLHNDSQIDPDFRANDSHKHKDKHKDREHRHKEHKKDKEKDREKSKHSNSEHKDSSEKKHKEKEKTKHKDGSSEKHDKHKDKHKERDKEKRKEEKSKSSSGEIKIKKEKENGFSSPPRIKDEIDDDGYFAPPKEDYKPLKRHREDDDVDYKPKKIKTEELKKPKKRKQEEEDSKPKKIKSKDKKPPERDMKKKKMKKEEEQKWKWWEEERYPEGIKWKFLEHKGPVFAPPYEPVPENVKFYYDGKVMKLSPKAEEVATFFAKMLDHEYTTKDIFRKNFFKDWRKEMTSEEKSTITSLSKCDFTHMSQYFKAQTEARKQMTKEEKQKIKEENDQLLKEYGYCVMDYHKERVANFKIEPPGLFRGRGNHPKMGMLKRRIMPEDIIINCSKDSKVPPPPPGHKWKEVRHDNKVTWLVSWTENIQGSIKYIMLNPSSRIKGEKDWQKYETARRLKKCVDRIRNQYREDWKSKEMRVRQRAVALYFIDKLALRAGNEKEEGETADTVGCCSLRVEHINLHTEMDGQEYVVEFDFLGKDSIRYYNKVPVEKRVFKNLQLFMENKQPEDDLFDRLNTSILNKHLQDLMEGLTAKVFRTYNASITLQQQLKELTAPDENIPAKILSYNRANRAVAILCNHQRAPPKTFEKSMMNLQTKIDAKKDQLADAKRELKSAKADAKIRRDEKSKKSVESKKKAVQRIEEQLMKLEVQATDREENKQIALGTSKLNYLDPRISVAWCKKWGVPIEKIYNKTQREKFAWAIDMADDDYEF, encoded by the exons TGAGCACAAAGATTCCTCGGAGAAAAAAcacaaagagaaggagaaaaccaAACACAAAGATGGGAGTTCAGAAAAACACGACAAACACAAAGACAAACATAAAGAAAGAGACAAGGAGAAAcgaaaggaagaaaag AGCAAGTCATCTTCtggtgaaataaaaataaaaaaggaaaaggaaaatggatttTCCAG TCCGCCGCGTATTAAGGACGAAATAGATGATGATGGCTACTTTGCCCCTCCCAAAGAAGATTACAAGCCTCTAAAGAGACACCGAGAGGACGACGA tgttgattaTAAACCCAAGAAGATTAAAACCGAAGAGCTCAAAAAACCGAAGAAGAGGAAACAAGAAGAGGAG GACAGCAAGCCCAAGAAAATAAAGAGCAAAGATAAGAAGCCTCCTGAAagagatatgaagaagaagaaaatgaaaaaagaagaggagcagAAATGGAAATG GTGGGAGGAAGAACGCTATCCTGAAGGTATTAAGTGGAAGTTCTTGGAGCACAAAGGCCCTGTGTTTGCACCGCCATATGAACCTGTGCCCGAAAATGTCAAATTTTACTATGATG GTAAAGTCATGAAGCTGAGTCCCAAAGCAGAAGAAGTTGCCACGTTCTTTGCAAAAATGCTCGATCATGAATACACTACAAAGGACATCTTCAGGAAAAATTTCTTTAAAGACTGGCGAAAG gAAATGACCTCAGAAGAAAAGAGTACCATTACTAGCCTCAGCAAGTGTGACTTCACCCACATGAGTCAGTATTTCAAAGCTCAGACAGAAGCCAGGAAACAGATGACCAAGGAAGAGAAACAG AAAATTAAAGAGGAGAATGACCAGTTATTAAAAGAATATGGTTATTGTGTCATGGATTATCACAAGGAACGAGTTGCCAATTTTAAGATTGAGCCTCCAGGTCTCTTCAGAGGTCGTGGCAATCATCCCAAAATGGGCATGCTGAAAAGACGGATAATGCCCGAAGACATCATCATCAATTGTAGCAA GGATTCCAAAGTTCCGCCTCCTCCCCCTGGACATAAATGGAAGGAAGTCCGGCATGATAACAAAGTGACCTGGCTGGTGTCATGGACAGAAAACATCCAAGGATCTATTAAGTACATCATGTTGAACCCCAGCTCTAGAATCAAG GGtgagaaagactggcagaaaTATGAGACGGCTCGGAGACTGAAGAAATGTGTAGATAGGATTCGAAATCAATATCGGGAAGACTGGAAGTCCAAAGAGATGAGAGTGCGGCAGAGGGCTGTCGCCCTGTATTTCATTGACAAG CTCGCTCTGAGAGCTGGTAatgagaaagaggaaggggagacGGCCGACACAGTGGGCTGCTGCTCCCTCCGTGTGGAGCATATTAATTTGCATACGGAAATGGATGGCCAGGAATATGTGGTAGAGTTTGACTTCCTTGGAAAAGACTCTATCCGATACTACAACAAGGTCCCTGTTGAAAAAAgg GTTTTTAAGAaccttcagttgttcatggagaACAAGCAGCCTGAAGATGACCTCTTTGACAGGCTCAAC ACTAGTATCTTAAATAAGCATCTACAAGACCTTATGGAAGGGCTAACAGCCAAGGTATTCCGAACATATAACGCCTCCATTACGCTACAGCAGCAGCTAAAGGAGCTCACTGCCC CGGATGAGAACATCCCAGCAAAAATCCTGTCTTATAACCGTGCCAATAGAGCTGTTGCTATTCTCTGCAACCACCAGAGGGCACCTCCAAAGACTTTTGAAAAATCCATGATGAATTTACAGACTAAG ATTGATGCCAAGAAGGACCAGTTGGCTGACGCCAAGAGAGAACTGAAAAGCGCAAAAGCTGATGCCAAGATCCGGAGGGACGAGAAGTCTAAGAA GTCCGTTGAAAGTAAAAAGAAAGCTGTACAGAGAATTGAGGAGCAGTTGATGAAGTTGGAGGTTCAGGCTACAGATCGAGAGGAAAACAAGCAAATTGCCTTGGGAACCTCCAAGCTAAATTATCTGGATCCTAGAATTTCTGTTGCCTG gTGCAAAAAATGGGGAGTACCTATAGAGAAGATATATAACAAAACCCAACGGGAGAAATTTGCCTGGGCAATTGACATGGCAGATGACGACTATGAGTTTTAA